TCGTTCACGAGCTCGGGTGTGGTACCCACGGACACCCACCGATCGTTCTGCAGCGTGTAGATGTTGCGATCGCTGGCAAATGCGTAATACTCGCCCGGCGCGCGTCCCGTCATCACACGGATGGTGGACCCCAACACGGGCAGGGGTGACCAGCGCGTGCCGTTCCAGCGCAGCGCGCCCGAGCCGCCGTAGAGCAGCGCTTCGGTGGACGACAACACCACGATGCGATCGTAGAAGCCGGTGGTGGACGCCGTGTCGATCGTGAAGCTCGTGCCGTTCCATCGCAGCACCCGATTGGCGTTGGCCAGTGTGGTCACGGCCATGATGTTGTCGGGTCCGGTGCCATGCAGGTCGTTGAAGCTCCAGTTGGTGGCGATGGCCGGAACGCCCGCGTTCACCCAGGTGCTGCCGACCAGGCGCATCAGTCCCTGCCGGCCGATCGACGAAGACGCCGGACCGACGCCCCACAGGGCGTCCAGCGAGGGCCCCCACATGCGGATGAAGTCGGTGGATGTCGTGCTCCACTGCAACACGCCGTTGGTGTAACGCGCCGCGACGCCGGAGAGGGTGAAGTACGCGGCGCCCGAGGCATCGGTGGCCACGGCGCCGTTGGAGAAGCCGATCGTGGAGGTGCGTCCCAGCAGCAACGGGGTCCACCGCTGTCCATCGTATCGCAGGGCCGATTCGGCGCTGCGCCCCACCGTCCACGCCTTGCCATCGCTGCTCATCGACAGCACGGCATTGTTGGGGAAATATCCGGTGGCCGTGACGCTGTTGCCGACGATGCGCCAGAGCGCGCCGCCGGCGACGGTGTTGAGCATCCGCACGGTGCGGTCCTGTGCGCTGCGACAGGCCTGCAGACTGCTGGGATTGCGTGCGCCGTTGGGCACGGTCATGGCCGTCAGTGAACCACCGCCGTAGCGATAGATGTCACCGAGGCCGGCCGATACGATCACGTCGCCATTGCCGCACACCACGGGGACGGCCGAGTTGTTGGTGGTCTGCGTGGAGGAGGTGCTCACGCGTTGCCAGTTGCTGCCGGCATAGCGGGCGACGTACCAGTTGAAGGCGTTGTTCTCGTTGCCAGCCACGAGCAGTTCCCCCGTGGACAACATGAAGAGCGATCCCGCTCTGCCGGTCAGCGAAGAACGGGGCAGCGGTGTCCAGGTGCCGGCGTTGAATTCGAGAACATCGGTGGTGGCCCATGGCGCGAGCACACTCCACAACATGAAGAACCGTCGACCCGTGGGCGCGATGACGAGATCACGTGCCTCCGATGGTGCACCGGGGATGCCGGCATCACTGAGCACATCCCAGGTGGTGTCGCGTCGCTCGAGGATGAGTCCGCCGGCGCCAGTCGCAAAGCCGGCGCCGTCGGCGCGCATGGTGATGAACTGCAGATTGCGCGTGGTGTTGGTGACCTCACGCACCCAGCCCGTGGCCGTGCGGCGGAGAATGCGTCCGCTGTCGCCCGCCACCCATGCGCCCGTGGAGGTGGTCGCAATGTCGCGCAGCGCGGCGCCCTCGGGGATGCTGACGGCGCGCCAGCCTCCGTTCGCGGATTCTTCCCACGCCCGTCCTCGGCCCGCGCTGTTGGCGCCCACGGCCAGCACGATGTCGTTGCCGGCCAGGGGCTGCATGTCGATGATCTGACTGACGATTTCCGCCTCACCCAGACGGGCGTCGTAGGTGGACGTCCATCGGGTCGGAAAGGCCGGCGCCTTCACGGTGATGGATGCGGTGGCCGTGACGGCGGGCGTCGCGACGCTGCTCACCGTGATGGTGGTGGTGCCCGTGGCCACGGCGATGACCCGTCCGGTGGCGCTCACGGTCGCGATGGTGGGTGACGCGCTGAGGTAACTGACCCGGGTGTCGGCGCCACTGTCGGCACTCACGGTCACCACGAGTTGTGCGGTGTCGGTGATTTCGAGTGCGGCCACCGTCTGCACGGTGATGCTGCGTACCACCGGCGCACGCACCACCAGTGTGGCCGATGCGCGCATGGTGGTGTCGGCCGTGGCGATGGCGGTGATGGACGCGGTGCCCGCGCTGGTCGTGGTCACACGTCCGTCAGCGGCGACGGTGGCCACGGCACTGTTGCCCGAACGCCAGGTCACGGTGCGCGCGAGTCCGCTGTCGGCGGTCACGGTGGCCGTGAACTGACGTGCCTGACCCACGAGCGCCGTATCGGTGGTGGGCGTGATGATCACGCTGCGCACCCGCGGCACGGCGCTGACCGTGACGATGCTGGTGTCCAACAACGCCGCGCCCGTGCGATCCGTCGTTCGGCTGCTCGCGATCATCGCCGCCGTGCCCGGTGCCACGGCGGTCACGAGACCCGTGCTGTCGATCGTGGCAATCGTGGCCGCCGTACTGCGCCACGTCACGCGGGTGTCGATCCCCGCGTCGCCGCTGACGGTTGCGGTCAGTTGCCTCGTCTGCCCCACCTGCAACGCGGCCGTTGCCGGTTGCACGTCCACGCCGCGGGCCACCGCGCGCACGGTCACGGTGAGACGGGCTTCCGCGCGCAGTGTGCCATTCAGCGCTTCGGCCACGATGGTGGCGCTGCCCGCACCGACGGCGGTGATGGTGGCGGAGGTGCCCGTGCCCGACACCGTGGCCACGGCGGGTGTCTCACTGCGCCAGCTCACGGTGGCACTGGCGGGGGAAACGGTGGCCGTGGCGGTCGTGGTGGAACCGAGGCCGGCCAGTTCGGCGGTGGTTGCGTTCAGGGAGATGGTGGGTGCGGTGGGAGTGGGCGGTGTGACCGGTCCACCGCCGTCTCCTCCTCCGCCGCCACACGCGGACGCGAGGAGAGAGGTGATGAACAGGGAGAAAACCAGCGCCCGGGGCGTGCGCGGGCGATGGAGGACACCCGCCGGGCATCGGCGGGCGGATTGGGGCAACGGAAGGGGCACGACCGGGCTCCTGAAGTGAGAAGGCGACACTTCTTCTTCAGGCGTGAAATGCCCGCGAAACTACTCATGACGGAATCCGACCCGGAATCCGATTCGGGATCCGACCCGGGACGCGACTCGTCCCCTGCGCGATGGGCGAGTAAACTGCGCGTCATGTCCGTGCCACAGGCCGATCCGGTGATCACCCGCTGGACGCGTCAGTTCCTTCGTGAGGAGCCGCCGCGCGCGACGTCGCTGCTGGTGACGGTGTTCGGCGATGCGATCGCGCCGCATGGGGGCGCGGCCTGGCTGCGGAAGCT
The sequence above is drawn from the Gemmatimonas aurantiaca genome and encodes:
- a CDS encoding Ig-like domain-containing protein, which encodes MPLPLPQSARRCPAGVLHRPRTPRALVFSLFITSLLASACGGGGGDGGGPVTPPTPTAPTISLNATTAELAGLGSTTTATATVSPASATVSWRSETPAVATVSGTGTSATITAVGAGSATIVAEALNGTLRAEARLTVTVRAVARGVDVQPATAALQVGQTRQLTATVSGDAGIDTRVTWRSTAATIATIDSTGLVTAVAPGTAAMIASSRTTDRTGAALLDTSIVTVSAVPRVRSVIITPTTDTALVGQARQFTATVTADSGLARTVTWRSGNSAVATVAADGRVTTTSAGTASITAIATADTTMRASATLVVRAPVVRSITVQTVAALEITDTAQLVVTVSADSGADTRVSYLSASPTIATVSATGRVIAVATGTTTITVSSVATPAVTATASITVKAPAFPTRWTSTYDARLGEAEIVSQIIDMQPLAGNDIVLAVGANSAGRGRAWEESANGGWRAVSIPEGAALRDIATTSTGAWVAGDSGRILRRTATGWVREVTNTTRNLQFITMRADGAGFATGAGGLILERRDTTWDVLSDAGIPGAPSEARDLVIAPTGRRFFMLWSVLAPWATTDVLEFNAGTWTPLPRSSLTGRAGSLFMLSTGELLVAGNENNAFNWYVARYAGSNWQRVSTSSTQTTNNSAVPVVCGNGDVIVSAGLGDIYRYGGGSLTAMTVPNGARNPSSLQACRSAQDRTVRMLNTVAGGALWRIVGNSVTATGYFPNNAVLSMSSDGKAWTVGRSAESALRYDGQRWTPLLLGRTSTIGFSNGAVATDASGAAYFTLSGVAARYTNGVLQWSTTSTDFIRMWGPSLDALWGVGPASSSIGRQGLMRLVGSTWVNAGVPAIATNWSFNDLHGTGPDNIMAVTTLANANRVLRWNGTSFTIDTASTTGFYDRIVVLSSTEALLYGGSGALRWNGTRWSPLPVLGSTIRVMTGRAPGEYYAFASDRNIYTLQNDRWVSVGTTPELVNDAMYVGNRALAVGQNGLVVYGTALR